In Halichondria panicea chromosome 5, odHalPani1.1, whole genome shotgun sequence, the genomic stretch GAAAGGCACGTTTACcattatgcatgcactaacaGTTTTCTAATTGTACCTGTAGTAAAGATGTAATTGGAGGAATTCATAACTTGAGTCAGAATGTCTCTATTGCACTATAAGCGGGCACATACCAGAGATATATGTTTACCTTGAGTCACGTACACTGAGTTGATTTGCAGCTCATCATACAATGCATTCATGCACATCTAGTTTACTATTGCGTGAAGGAGATCGGGTCTTAAGTTTCAACATTATTTTGCATGTTCAGTAGAATGTGAAATggatgtgtgcatgcatgtggtgctTGTAGCACTTGAATGTTCTATATTATACTTATTTCTCCAACGTGCTcctattatattatagtacttaatgttctatccaacgtGCTCCAATAATTCTATAGTCACAGCAAAAAGAATGGACAATCGATGTCAATCATGCATGCTGTTAACTCTTCAGGTGACTCAAACACAACATGATAATATATAACGGACAACTTCCGCCACAGTCTTCATGCAGTGCTGTACAATTTCACAAAGCTGCATGCTATTCAAGTAGTTCAGATTAGCGCCAATAGCCAAATACACGTGAGTGGAAGCCCAGGAAAACAGAGAGGATTTCCAAAAAAACTGAAAAATGACGGGGTGAGTCTTGTTACTAAAAGTAAATTAGCTGTGTTTTGCTAGCGTATTATTAAGTTATAAGCTTCAAAGTGGTATTTTATTGctataatgtgtataattataagcgcgGTGGTTTTAACTTCTGAAAGCTTCGAAGTGGTATTTTATTGCTAAATTGCTATAATGTGTTACTAGATCTTTGAGCTGCAAAGAATGAGCACATTTAATTTAGTGGTTTATTCTCCGTAGTGTGTAATAATAGAAATAGGCATCAGCTTGGCTATCACTTGTCTTAACAATTACACATTTCTAATTGTactttagatcccacttgtgtgtgtttagcagggaattatgagccataatctcatagtttcccagggaattataagcttgagggtataaagtacaagtataatttttttgaatgcacagaaatgataataaagctgtagctagctgcatgataattagctatggctgttcagttttttcactaccagtttctatagcgtttgctgggttgatggtagggttcaccagtatcttttcttgtctctacgaggaacactaagagccaatgattataacagttctgggtccattgtcacaagcatgaaagcatgtcttcaacttgtagtatttgtcaacttcgtcctcctgacttctgtttctatcctgcagccatgtttcaaacagtagactcttgtgtctttttgggaacgatagtgcactgtagcattgctgcaagctgttccttgctagctagccgtacatatcagaacagtttactgagaagcttgagctgggggtggggcttgagtgcagagaaaagaggaggctgggctcatttgttgcagagcttcctgcacaaggtggagtcactagttgtccattccaatgttgaagcaaggccaatgcaaaggttttttagcagagaagcagaaatcatctagcttgtcaaaacaggacattttcaaaaataaagctgttgctaaggcttgctgcttttatagatacacttcttgcctgaggcagccaatgaaaagtgggatctaaatcagttagcacatgtgcattcggtatctatggttatagtgtccctcatccctcgggcaaagccctcgtgattgggacactataacacatagatacctcatgcccatgtactatctataacgtAGTAAAGATTTAATTGGATCAATGAAGTAGAGATACTTGAGACAGGTACAAGCAAAGTGTCTCTATTGCACTAAgtaggagctcacatacactGAATAGTTGCCATTTATTTACCGTATAgtgagtaattttcgtgggggaaaaatattcgtggttgtcAAGGTTGAACACTGGACcaccatgaatattttacccacgaatgaaatGAGTGAGACTCAAATGACCTtacctacctttacctgcagtgcaagcagcaaccacgaaaataaaaacCACAAATGGCTAAACATTGCTGAAACACGAATATTTTGACCCCCGAAATTTATTCGCAATACAGTATGTCATGCACTCTGATTTgtgagtaccgtatatcttctaatttatcggacacttctaattacccagACATCAATTTTCGCTGTTCTATTACAACTAATACTAATACTAATACTAATACTACTTTAATATCCggagttgagttacattcatattCGAAGCTTTCAGAAGTTAAAACACcgcgcttataattatacacattatagCAATAAAATACCACTTTGAAGCTTATAACTTAATAATACGCTAGCAAAACACAGCTAATTTACTTTTAGTAACAAGACTCACCCCGTCATTTTTCAGTTTTTTTGGAAATCCTCTCTGTTTTCCTGGGCTTCCACTCACGTGTATTTGGCTATTGGCGCTAATTTGAACTACTTGAATAGCATGCAGCTTTGTGAAATTGTACAGCACTGCAATAAGACTGTGGCGGAAGTTGTCCGTTATATATTATCATGTTGTGTTTGAGTCACCTGAAGAGTTAACAGCATGCATGATTGACATCGATTGTCCATTCTTTTTGCTGTGACTATAGAATTATTGGAGCacgttggatagaacattaaGTGCTATAATATAATAGGAGCACGTTGGAGAAATAAGTATAATATAGAACATTCAAGTGCTACAagcaccacatgcatgcacacatccATTTCACATTCTACTGAACATGCAAAATAATGTTGAAACTTAAGACCCGATCTCCTTCACGCAATAGTAAACTAGATGTGCATGAATGCATTGTATGATGAGCTGCAAATCAACTCAGTGTACGTGACTCAAGGTAAACATATATCTCTGGTATGTGCCCGCTTATAGTGCAATAGAGACATTCTGACTCAAGTTATGAATTCCTCCAATTACATCTTTACTACAGGTACAATTAGAAAACTGTTAGTGCATGCATTATGGTAAACGTGCCTTTCTAATGACAATGTGACATTTGAGAGCAGggcattaaaataattatcgtGGGATCTCTAGTCAAACAAAATGCAATGAAATAGGGTATCATCTTATACTAGATCGAGTGCAAGTTGGAGTCATTGTAGATATAATTACTATCTGCTTTAATTTGCCGGGAGAACTAAGTGGAACATGTCCATTATTTGGACATTTTACTGAGCAACTATAAGTGTACGTTGAAATTCAAATAACTTAAGAACCGATACTTTATACGTAATAGTCATACATGACcaactaaataattatgtgcatgaaCGCATGGCTTGGTTGGAATTCCGACCTAACCGTACACTAAAGTGTTCTGACATGCTGTCTCTCCTCCAGGAAGCCTGGCGGATGAGATTAGTCTGCTATCTGCCCACTTAGTCTATAGATAAACTATAAAAGCACGCTATTTGGAGCTTTCTTGCACTCTCAGAGATTTCAAGAACACCTTCGACAACAAAGGACTGACAAGAAAAGCCAACAGAACGAAATGAATTTGCTGCTGCTTGTGGTTTGCTGTATGATTTCCACGTCACTAGCTGGTCGGATTGACAAAGAGGCTAAACTGGAAACTGTGCTCAAGTGAGTTGACCTGAGATTATACCTTATAATTACGTCCAATATCAGCAGTCTCAAGGCATAGCTGCAcaaggggtgtgtgtgtgtgtgtattccagctgtaattaacggttgcaatgcaacaAAAACTACCAGCTTCTATCCGAAgatcattcatcaagccatcagatataGATCGACTTCTGTTTCCAGTTAAGCTCCTCTTCTATCAACACATAAGATTATACAATACCTTGAGCGAAgtaaaacatggcgagagctTGCACACTCGTTATATCATGCACGCATATCCACTTATACTTactgataccataattatgcatgaatgCCTCTTTCATCAGTGAAGTTGAAGAAATATTGCAACACCTGAAAGCTGATGATGTGCCTGAACCAATCGATGATGTGCCTGAACCAATCGGAGATATTCAAAAACTTGAGTCGATACTCAATGATCGGTTAGTTTATGCTGATAAAATTATGATTACCAACATAATGTGCCACATCTTAGCTATGTTGGACTATACTTTTTATTTGTATAGTAAACCTCATTTTGAATGGAGCAGTGATCGAGGGAGATATTTCACCAAAACCATCCCACAAACAAGACTCACAAGGGTAAATTTAGTCTCGCGGACCATACTCCACATGCAGGTACTACGTAGTATCAGATTGTGGAGTATGcatggcccgcgagactagGGTAAATTCTGCCAGATTTCAAAATTGAttgttcataataattatttacattaCTCCATGCATGTTATCTGCTCTATATAGGAGTCCTACCACCATGGAGAAGATGTTGCTTTACACTGAGAACATTGACGAGGCAACTGCTGAAGTGGAAGCTGCTGGGGGCCATATTCTACTCCAACTTGGTCATAACCTCTTGGTTGCAAAAGTCTCCATTTATGCAGCCAATCAGAATAGCTTCAGTCAAGCTTCAACCCATATTCCGAGCTCAGCATCAGCGGAAACTTTGACCCATGCTAATGCCTACTGGATGGCACGAGAAGATGAACTGAAGCCACAACCAACGGCTCAAAAGTGGACAGAAAAAACGGCTCCAATGGCAATTGAACGAGAAGATTCCAATGATTTTCATGGAGATTCACCCTATAGCTCAACTATGACTGGGAAGATTGCCGTTGTTGTTTTTATTGCTTCCGGTCCTGGTAGCTTAGAAATAACTGATGCTGAGTTACAGACGATTATAAGTAAATGCCAAGTAGGGCTTGATTTTTGGTCGGAGCAGGCTAGAAAAAATTCGGTACCTTTGTCGTTTGTGTTGTATTGGGCGAAGGCAACAATCACTGCTCCCAACCCAACGTCTTGCTCTAGCTTTTCAGCTTGCCACAACGTGTTTGCTGATGCTTCACTCCAAGCTTTTGGTTTCCCAGCTGGCAGAGCTGGAAAGGACCAATTATCAGAATTTGCCAAAAGCGCCTCTAGAGCTGATGGTGCTTTCCTTGCTTTCTTCACTAAGTATAGGCAAGGCCATTTCGCGTATGCCTATTTTGGTGGCGGacctacatacatgcagtacagcaaCGACGGTTGGgggaccaatcagattgacAGGGTTTTCGCTCATGAAACTGGACATGTTTTTAACGCTCCTGACGAATACGGCAGGTGTAAGTGCACCCCACTGTATGGCAGAGGAAGCTGCACTGCTACAAATGCCAACTGCAGGGATTGCACTTCTTCTCAAGCTAACTGTATTATGGACAGAAGTGCTTGGGAACTTTGCGAGAACA encodes the following:
- the LOC135335719 gene encoding uncharacterized protein LOC135335719; protein product: MNLLLLVVCCMISTSLAGRIDKEAKLETVLNEVEEILQHLKADDVPEPIDDVPEPIGDIQKLESILNDRKPHFEWSSDRGRYFTKTIPQTRLTRESYHHGEDVALH